The DNA region AATGGAAATCTCCTGGCCGATGATGGCGTTGATGAGCGAAGACTTCCCGGCATTGCGCCTTCCAACAAGGGCAATGACCATACGGTCTCCTTTCGGTGTCCTGTTCGACATTGTCTATCTCCTGGTCTTATTTGAAATAGGCAGGGGACGCGCCCCGTGCCGGGGATGGCTGATAACCGGCCTTGCGCAGGCGCAGCCGCAAGGCGCGAACAGCGTCCGCGACCGTTTCGGTGGAACCGTTTTTCCCCGGATAGAGGAAATATTCCCTCCTGACCGACTCCGGGGTGACGGAGGGCATGACCACGTTCGCTCCGGCGGAAAGCCCCTGCTCGCGGCCGTCCGGGGCCAGGGCGTCCAGCGCGCTGGTGGCCGGGATGTTGGCCAGGGGATTCAGGATGCGCAGCAGCGCGAGCGCCCGCAGGGATTCCTCCATGGACCCCGCCGCGGCCCGCCTCAAGGGAGTGTCCGGGTGCGGGACGAAGGGCCCCACGGCAATCATGTCCAGAGAAAGGGCGGTCAATTCCAGTATGTCGTTGGCGAGAATCTCCGGGGTCATGCCCGGCAGGCCCGTGATAAGGCCGGAACCCGTCTCGTATCCCAGACGGCGGAGAAGGCGCACCCTCTCCACCCGCTCGCGGACGGACTGGCCCGGCCGACAGCGCCGGTGCAACTCCTCGTCAAACGTCTCCACCTTGAGCAGGTAACGGTCGGCCCCGCAATCGCGCCAATACCTGTAGGCATCCTCATCGTGGTCTCCGAGGCAGAGAGTCACGGAGACGTCGCCCAGCATTTTTATTTCCCGAACGAGCCGACCGATGCGGCGAACCGCGCCACGCCCCTCCTCGCCGGACTGGAGGACCACGGTGCCCATGCCCGCCCGCACGACGCACCCCGCCGCGCGGACCACGGATTCATCGCCCAGGACATAGCGGCGCAGTCCGGCATTGCCCATGCGCAGGCCGCAATAAAGGCAGTCCTTACGGCACTGGTTGCCGAACTCCACGACCCCGCGCTGGAAGACCTCGCGCCCGAACACGGCGTCCCGAACCGACGAAGCTTCCTTGAGCAGTTCGCCGGAATCCGGTGCCCGGAGCATGTCCGCGATCTCATGCGGGCGCACTGGAATCCAACCTCCTCCCCTGCTCCAGGGCCAGCGCGCATTCGGCCGCGATGCGGAACGCGGCGCGCGTTTCCCGATCAGCTTCCTCGGGAACGCGCCCGGCGCGGGCGCAGGCCAAAAGCGTTTCCACCGGCGCGTCCACCGCGCACCAGAATCCTTCGGGGGCGAGGACGCGGGACCGCGCGAAATGGCCGAAAAACATCCGGTCGTCGACAAGGACCGCTGGCAGGCTCGGCCTGAACGGCATCTCCACCAGATCCACCCGCTCCCCGAACGTGTCTTTCAGCCCGTCCAGGTAACGGCGGGAAGCTCGAAGCTCTCCCATCATGTCGTTGGGACCGGCCTGGGGACGAAGCAGGCCGAACAGCTCGCCCGCCCAATGGCAATGCCCGGGATCGGGCAGGAGGAAGGCCGAAAGACGCGCCCCGCCCGGCCGGGCCAAAGCCGACTCCAGCCCCCGGGCGATCTCGGCGTTGGCCGCGAAGTTGCCGTAAGGAGGAGCGTAGAGCAGAATTCGCCTGCGCGCCTGCGAGAACGTCCGCCCCAGCTCCAGGGAGTCGACACCTGCCGCTATCATCCGCCCGTCCCGCATCCTTTAGAAGTACAGATCGCGTTCGCCGCGTTCGATACGCGCCAAGCGGTCCATCAGCGCTTTCCGGCCTTTTTCCGGCCCGGTCTCCGCCTCTTCCCGCAC from Desulfovibrio sp. Fe33 includes:
- the hydE gene encoding [FeFe] hydrogenase H-cluster radical SAM maturase HydE, whose product is MRPHEIADMLRAPDSGELLKEASSVRDAVFGREVFQRGVVEFGNQCRKDCLYCGLRMGNAGLRRYVLGDESVVRAAGCVVRAGMGTVVLQSGEEGRGAVRRIGRLVREIKMLGDVSVTLCLGDHDEDAYRYWRDCGADRYLLKVETFDEELHRRCRPGQSVRERVERVRLLRRLGYETGSGLITGLPGMTPEILANDILELTALSLDMIAVGPFVPHPDTPLRRAAAGSMEESLRALALLRILNPLANIPATSALDALAPDGREQGLSAGANVVMPSVTPESVRREYFLYPGKNGSTETVADAVRALRLRLRKAGYQPSPARGASPAYFK